The Hordeum vulgare subsp. vulgare chromosome 4H, MorexV3_pseudomolecules_assembly, whole genome shotgun sequence genomic interval GCCCAACCTCTTTTCTGGTGTAGGCAGCACATGGGTTGTTTCATGCTGCGATGCACAGGCGACATGGCCTACAAGGTGAAAGGTCTTGCCTTTCCATCCCGACCGAAATCAGGGGCCTCGGTGGTGGCTGCGGTGAGTAGGGTCGACAATAGTGGGAAGGGGTGGCCGCTCGGGCAGGAGAAGGgggaaagaaaaatttattctacGCGGCCTCGGTCGAGTATATTTAGGAGACTTGGTTGAAGTTTTTGGGTCGAGGAGGATAATTTATCCCTCACTAACATTTTGCGAGTTCGCCAACTAGGTCCGGTTAGCCATCTATTATCCTTCACGAAAGGCTAAAAGATGATTAGTTAGAGATGCTCTTAAGGGGAAATTATGCCTTCTATTCAGCTTAGTAGGAAGACACATATGTTTCTTCACGATACAATGAGTACTACGTAAGTTTGAAGACATGATACATCCCCTTAAGCAAATTAAATTCTTTATAGACGTGCTTGGTGCTATCTAGATctcgtgcaacaactgttttctgTAGATGAAAAGCTCTTTATACGGGGAGAGGAGACCATACTAAACTTGTGAAAGAAGCAGGTGGAAAAGCACACCGACGAGTGTTTCTTTTTGTCCTGCAATTGAAAAATACAAGGCAAATTAAGTATAAAGTTCTTGCTAAAGTGCTTTCTGATGCTATACTCAATGCATCAAAGTAGTTCTgccttttctcttcttctatattTCGTTGTTGTGGACATATCACATACGTCATAGTTTTAAATGTTAGATACCTTTCGATTTTAGCTACTCATAGAGATTCCATTATATGACCAAGAACCCTTGTAGGATTAACGTGATGAAAAATTGCACTGTTTAATGTGAGACAAATTATAGGTTTAGGGATGAAGAAAATACCACCTTAGAGTAAGCTAGTTCTAGGTAAATAAGAATTACAAGGATCgtgagaaattagaaaaatcatATGTAAAAATGCGATAAATCCATACGGAAATGACAATACAATCATATCCTAATTGTGTGCATCATGGTAATAACGCTAGGGTTGAATTCGATTGGTAGACCAAAAACACAACCCTATAGATAAGCCGAAAACATGGTAACGGGTAGTAGTAGGTATGACTGTATGTTTTGCCTCCACATGACTTATGGTGCCTTTGCCCCTAGGAATGACCTGAATGCCCATAGGTTTTCATAAACACACCTTCTACATGTATCCCTACTATATAATAATTATAAGGAAACACTCTAAATTTACTACCTAGTCGTAGACGTCTCACATGTGAAAGAGTCTAAATCAAATAAAATGATATCATTGTTTATTCCCTTTTAAAAGGTTAATTAACTATATAACGTTGGGTTCAGAATTTAATCTAGCACGCACCTcaattttaaaaaataaagaCCAACCTCATGATGTTATACATATATATGGGAATTCACTTTGACTCATAGGTGTAGATGCATCCATTGTCTAAatacatattttaaaatgtaaaAAAATCGTTTTTCCTGCATGCACATCCACACATTATATGTTGATAAACAAAGTTTGGATGAAAAACACATCTGCCTTGTGTAAAAAAGACAAGTTTCTTTCTTTGCGATTCTTTTGCAAACATAGGATGTCTAGATGTATACACAAAATTATTGTTCGGAATTTGCTAACATTTTAAAatgtgttatatatatatatatatatatatatatatatatatatatatatatatatgtatgtatgtatgtatctatgtatgtatgtatgtattctcaAATATATACCGCACCTCttatttaaaaaaatcatttAGGGTAACCTATCAAATAGAATTAATATATTCTATCtagataaaataaaactacatgtGATGTAGTGTCATGCATAAAGAAAAAATACAATGTGTGGTTTTACTGACTCTCGATAAAACCGATAAAATCATGCAGTTACTCTCAAATAAATAAGCAACGCTACACCACGACGGCACATAAAATTGTGTGAAAAACTTGAGGATGCACGAGGAAAAATATTTCTATTTTAATAATCACGTGGACAAGTGAAAAATGATGTAATAAAAAAATATGTAGGTAACAATATAGGAAACAAGAAATTACCACGAGAAGAGCGAATGTTATTATAAAACCTAAAACCAAATTTGATGACTTTTCTATGGCAAACTGAGGAAATTAGAAGGATATATTCAAAACTAAAATTAGTAGTTTTGAATAATACAATGAAAGTAGTTTATTTGGAACCATGACTAAATGCAaggattgaattctaaaagaatatatataatctGACTAGATGAAAAGAAATATATTCATATAATAAATAAACATAATTTCACAAACGTTATataataagagagagagagagagaggagagagggaaggGAGGCAGAAAAAGGGGCATAAAAAACTACAAGGACATCTATATATAAACACCTCACATGACATAAAAGAAAAGACAGAGAGAATagcaaaaggaaaacaaaaaataaaaaggaaggagagagatagaatagagagagacacacaacaagaaaggaaggagaggaagaggaggaggaggaggtggtggtgccgTGGTATGGCCTTTGAGGTTGCCATGCCTCCCCCAAGATCCTAGGCAGCCAGCTCGAGACCCCTTCCCTGGATCAACCGGTGCGCCCTGCCCCTGAATTCACCGCTCTCTCTGCGCCCCGCCGCGCCAAATTCTGCTCCATTTTGGTGCCCAATTCGTGCGCTTTCGATCGGTTCTTGGAGCCGGGCATTCCTGGTGCGTTGTCGTGCGTGTTTAGATCTGCCGCCTGGATCGCCGGCGCGCTGAAGATCGGatcttggcggcggcggcgctcgttTTCTTGATCCGACGGCGCCTGTTTCGATCGGTTGGCGTAAGATCTGATGTGAAAGCTGCTGTCTTTGTGTTCTTTGCAGGTTGGAAGTAGGAGCCCGAACCGGAGATGGAGGCGGATGCCGGGAAGCTGTTCATCGGTGGCATCTCGTGGGACACCAACGAGGACCGCCTCCGGGAGTACTTTGAGAAGTACGGGGAGGTGGTGGAGGCCGTCATCATGCGCGACCGAGCCACCGGCCGCGCCCGGGGCTTCGGGTTCATCGTGTTCGCCGATCCAGCAGTTGCAGAGCGTGTAATAATGGAGAAGCATATGATCGATGGCCGGATGGTAAGACTCTGTGTTTGCTTACGTGCGCTAGGTTCATCATGATGTGCTagatccatgctgttatattgctTTGCAGTAGCTTTTTTTTTAGTTATTGTTATTGTGGAAAAATTCAGAATGTTTGGATTGTTCTGTCAGGTGGAGGCCAAGAAAGCTGTCCCTAGAGACGATCAGCAAGCTCTTAGCAAGAGTGGCGGCAGTGCTCATGGATCACCAGGGCCCAGTCGCACCAAGAAGATTTTCGTCGGGGGTCTTGCATCCACCGTGACAGAGGCAGACTTCAGGACCTATTTTGAGCAGTTTGGCACGATCACCGATGTTGTCGTGATGTATGATCACAACACACAGCGTCCTAGAGGGTTTGGGTTCATAACGTACGATTCTGAAGACGCTGTGGACAAGGCATTGTTCAAGACATTTCATGAACTAAATGGTAAGATGGTTGAAGTCAAGAGGGCTGTTCCTAAGGAGCTATCACCTGGACCTAGCATGCGCTCTCCTGCTGGAGGAATCAACTATGTTATGAACAGAGCCAATAGCTTTCTCAATGGATATACCCAAGGTTACAGTCCGAGCCCGGTAGGTGGTTATGGAATGAGGATGGATGCAAGGTTTGGGCTTCTATCAGGCGGCCGTAGTAGTTATCCTTCTTTTGGTGGTGGTTATGGAATCGGTATGAACTTTGACCCAGGCATGAACCCAGGTATTGGCGGTAGCTCGAACTTCAACAATAGTGTCCAGTATGGACGGCAGATCAATCCATACTACAGTGGTAATTCGGGTAGATACAATAGCAACATTAGCTATGGTGGAGTCAACGACAATTCTGGGTCAGTATTCAACTCACTGGCTCGTAATCTGTGGGGTAATTCAGGTCTCAATTACTCTTCCAACTCTGCAAACTCTAATTCCTTCATGTCATCTGCAAATGGGGGGCTTGGTGGAATTGGGAATAACAATGTGAACTGGGGAACCCCTTCTGTGCCTGCTCAAGGTGCTAACGCTGGCTCGGGCTATGGCAGTGGGAACTTTGGTTATGGATCGACTGAAAACAACTTCAATCTGAGTCCCGGTGCTTATGGAAGGAACACTGGATCAGGTGGCGTCAATGCTTCACTCAACCAGTCAAGCAATGGATATGGGAGGAACTTTGGAGATTCGTCAGCGGCTGGTGGCGGCTCCATATATGGAGACACAACTTGGAGATCTGGATCCGAGCTTGATGGAACCAGCCCATTTGGATATGGGCTGGGGAATGCAGCTTCAGATGTTACAGCAAAGAGCTCAGCGGGTTACATGGGACATTAACAGATAGAGGTTAGATATTTTCTTCTTTGTATTATCCTTGTGCTTTTCTTTTTTATAGTTTGCAAATGTTGAAGTACTAGTTCATGTACTAGCAGCATCAGATAAAGACCATCAAATTTGAAAGTTTGCACTGATGGTACTAATGTTTAGACAATGTAGCTTCAAATATGTCGTATCCCCTGCGTCAAATTTCATCCCTAATGCTCAAGTTTCATATACAAAATATATTCAGTTGCCTTGGTTCGCCCAGGATAATGCATAGATGTAGTTGGCACATTTGCATGTCCATGAAATCTAGGCAGGCATCGATCATTTGAACCTAGTAGCACCATGATACAGAACTTACTGTCATTATCAACTAAAAAGATGTCTTTAGCATCCATTAAAATTGTTATCTAGTGTCTATCTACTTCATGTCCCAATTGTTACATTAGGCTGATTTTGATGATTCATGATTGTATATGATGGATATTGCAAATTGTCTGTTCTTCGTGTTCCAGTTGTTACGTGAAAATGATTTTAATGGTTCATGGTTGTCTATGATGGATATTGCAAATTGTTATGAAATGAACACATAAGTTGATTGGATTCGAAAACTTTTGCCATCTTATGGTATGGATTCATTTTGAACATGCACCTATGAAGATGGTATTAAAGTAGTATGATAAGCTTGCAGTATTAACAAGAGCTAAATCCATTGTTGCCCTCTTTTTCTTTGTGCTACTGTGAACTGTAATATTGTCTAGTCCTAGAAACTTGATTACTGTTTTTCACATTCAAACATTTCTCATCTGTGAACTTAACCTACACCTCAAATTATTTAATCCACATTGAAATATTGGTCATGCATGAACTGCAGCCATGAGACCATATGAAAGAATTGATGCACCTCATATTTACTTAAACGAAACATATTAGTCCAGTAATACATTCAACAAGGTGTACGAAAGAATTTATAAGTCGTTTTTTTTTTCAATAGACCAATCTTTGCTTCTTTATATGACTTAAGCTAAAATATGGTCCAAGGACTTAATTTTAATAGCTGAACCAATTTATATTGTGTATTTCCAAATTTAATTGTTACTGTAATACTTATGCCATCCATTACCAAGGCATTATGTATAGTAAATCCATTTTGGCTTGCTCATACTATTCAAATATCAAATGATGTAGATTGTTAAGTATATGCTGGGTAGCATTTGGACAGTTCAAATCTGTGGACATCAATATTTGATTGTTCTGGATGACACTTAACACTGCTGAGATCTAAAAGACACCATTGAATCAACTTGTTTATGCTTTTTTTCCCTTGCTTTACTTTTGTCATTATGCTACAACTTATCTGTTTTGCTTTGTGCAGGAATGACGCCGCCTAGGAATCTTTTTTGCATACAGCAATTCATAATAGGTTGAGGAGAGAACCGCAGGTGCATgaggtgcaaattttgaacttCACATGATTAAAAGGCATGGGTTAGTTAATAGAGCTAACCAGGGAGTTGGTCAAAGAGATCAGATATATATCCTTGGAAGATCATTTAAGCGTATTTGCATATGTAAGGTTTGAGATTGTGGTTTCGGATTTCTACAGCGAGTTTAGGTTTTGGCAACCCTGGTTTTTTCTTGTTTGAGATGTGAAGTAAGATTGCGGGATATATGTCTGAAGAGTGTTCAGTTGTACGGCggcgctgcccccccccccccccccccccacccacccCCCAATATAGACCCACCCCTTTTTGGGTTTTTGTTCGTATAGTAGAAACTGCTTTAGTGTTTGTTGAATTGTGTGCTAGCTCTTGTCATCAGGATGATAAttcccccccttttttttctttttttcttactGAAGTGTATGTACCAGAGGTCTGGTCTGTGTTTTTTCTAGTGCAACTTTTCAGGGATGCCCCTTGTGGGTCTCAAAGAATAATAATGCTACTATATATTCTAATTCATTTTGAGTTTTTAACCCCCTTTCTCCAAGGCTATATTTTGTGTCTTGCTGGAACATCTGTACATTCTGATTCCCCTGCAAATTGCCTTTGCTTCTTTGGCATCATCTTCGCTCATCTGTATCTGTCTGTCCAGTGCCTGGTGttatatgttctcttggttcttgtgCCTTCCTAGCATAGTAATCAACTGACATGCAATAGTATATTTTGTTCTTTACTTCTGATTGCTTCATCAAACATTGAGCTGTACCCCCTCTGTGCCATAATACAAGAGCGCCtttgacactacactagtgtCAAAAAGCGCTCTTATATTATATGGAGTGGTTGATATAACAAGAGAACATCAACCTCACAAATTCTGTGTAGTACTATGGCCGGAACTTTGTGTGCACAAATTTTCACGGTGAAAGGAGGAACGAGGAGCTGGTGGCAAAAAAAAAACCCCGCTCCCAAAAAAACTTTGAAACATGCGCTTTGGAGATCTGATTTTGTTATTTTGGCCATGAGCTCCCTTTATGTTCTTTCATCACGAACATATGTATGATCCTAGCACACTTGAGCATCTTACATGTCAAAAAGAAGTCTGTTGctatttttttttttgattttgggCTCATTCGTGAATTACCATAACTTTTAAGACTTCTTTTGATTGAATGAATTTTATAGGATTTTGGAGGAAATGAAATCTTATGAAATTAAACATTTCGCTCCATTGCTGTTAGGGGATGTTTCTTTACGGGAACTTTTtgctgtagggactaaaaaagtctcttttagtcccatatgaaagaaacatgagagacttttagggactaaaatggagtatttgggactaaaggaagaagtctctATGAGAaggtctttttgggacttttttgacacttttttcaGCAGTGTCCCTACTTTtatcatgtcatttaataacttctagtatattactaggggtaacataaTTTTTTTACATGTTATTTAATAATCTCTAGTACCTGAAAAGAAACGGATAGGGACTaaagactttttagttgggactaaaaaaaaaaGGCattagtgaatcacttgaatctaGCTAGAAAGAGTCGATCTCACATGGACTATTAGTTTTCTATTCCATCACCATTTTGATATCATTCCAGTAGTGGGTGATGTTGTGTTGTACACTATTTAACATGAAAACACATGTTCCACATAAGTTTGCTACAAAAGTTTGGGTGGAACATTGTTCATATATTATTTTAACATTTTCGCTTCTTTCTTCAAAAACGAAACATTTAATACGGACAACAAGATATTTTCAAATTAAATGTACTACATTGAACATCCTTAAATCTTTTTTGTTGATAGAAGTGAACGTTCTCCATGGATGGTGCAGCTTTCTGAAATGTCCCCCTGCATGAACTACTGTAAAATCGATTGCGATACACTATTACTAACCATTTATAAAACAATAACTGCTAACTGTTTATTTGCATTTCATCAATAGTGCTGACAGGTATCCCAAGTGTGACCTCAATGTGTCATATATGAAAAAAATGCTTTAGTAACACTTCTGATTTGCTCCTTTGACTCTTATTTGTTAATGATCACACTTTGATTTGCAGACCTCATCGCAAAGAAAAATTCATATGCTCAAACAAAACATATTTCAGATGTTCAATTTAAAAGCTATAATAACTTTGACTTATAAACTTTCCCATCCATGTGCTCGTACACTACAAAACGAGAGATTCTGGTGGATTTCCGGGTATTGAGTATATGTGTTATGTGCATGTTGTGTATTTAGCTCACCTTCTAGTTTTGTATAGTTGAAGTCGTGGCCCCATCTTGTACATTATATACACGTGCAATTACACCCGATCAATACATCGTGCAACCCTGTCATCATACGTGGTATCAGTTTTTAGGTTTCAACCCTAGCTTCTGCCCAGCTGCCGTCGTCGCCGCGCCTCGCCCGATCGCGCCTTTGCCGCCGCGCCTCTCTCCCGTAGCGCTGCCGCCGCCGCACCTCCATCTGCCGCCACCGCCGTGCTACTCTCCAGTCGTGTCGCCGTCGCCGCATCTccacccgtcgccgtcgccgccgtcgcgcTTCTCTCCAGTCGTGTCGCCGTCGCCGCATCTCCACCCGTCGCCAACGCCGTATCTccacccgtcgccgtcgccgcaccTCTCTCCAGTCGTGTCGCCGCCGCCGCACTTCCCTAGTGCCGCCGCTGCCCCTGTCGCCGCGCGTCCCtcatgccgccgccgccacctcttatTCTGCCGCTGCCGACACGgctccctcgcgccgccgccctcctcatgTCGTCCACGACCAGCTCCAACCCATTCACCGACGCCAACCCTCCCGACGCCACCGGCATCCGCAACCACAACATCCATGATCGGGTTCCCGTTCGTCTTGCCCAAACCGACTCCTCCTACTACGCTTGGAAGACCTACTTCTCCCTTTTGTTTCGGTAGTACAACCTCCTCGACCACGTGGATGGCTCCGTCGATTACAACCTCGTGCCTGACCATCATGAGTGGTTCGCCATCGACGCCACACTCATCCGCTGGTTCTTCCTCACCATCTCGCCCGACCTATTCCATATGATCGTGCACGATGGTGACGATGCCTGCGCCGTCTGGACCAAACTGAACGGACTCTTCACCGACAATCACCTTCAACGCCGTGTTTTCCGCAACAAGAGTTCTTTGGGTGTCACCAGGACAACTCCTCCGTCGACGACTACTGTCTCTGAATCAAGACTCTTGTGGACGAGCTCCGCGAAATTGGTGCAAAGATTGATGCCGACACCCTTCTCAACACGTTCACCGCCGGCCTCAACGAGGACTTCGGCAATGCCGCgaccaacctctccctcatcaccgAGCCCTCCTTCGCCAAGTTCGTGGCCTATCTCCAGCTGGAGGAACATCATATGAAGCAGGTCAAAAGCCGGGCCATGCACGTCGCTCTCGCCGTCGACACCACCCATGGTGGCCCTCCTC includes:
- the LOC123448455 gene encoding heterogeneous nuclear ribonucleoprotein 1: MEADAGKLFIGGISWDTNEDRLREYFEKYGEVVEAVIMRDRATGRARGFGFIVFADPAVAERVIMEKHMIDGRMVEAKKAVPRDDQQALSKSGGSAHGSPGPSRTKKIFVGGLASTVTEADFRTYFEQFGTITDVVVMYDHNTQRPRGFGFITYDSEDAVDKALFKTFHELNGKMVEVKRAVPKELSPGPSMRSPAGGINYVMNRANSFLNGYTQGYSPSPVGGYGMRMDARFGLLSGGRSSYPSFGGGYGIGMNFDPGMNPGIGGSSNFNNSVQYGRQINPYYSGNSGRYNSNISYGGVNDNSGSVFNSLARNLWGNSGLNYSSNSANSNSFMSSANGGLGGIGNNNVNWGTPSVPAQGANAGSGYGSGNFGYGSTENNFNLSPGAYGRNTGSGGVNASLNQSSNGYGRNFGDSSAAGGGSIYGDTTWRSGSELDGTSPFGYGLGNAASDVTAKSSAGYMGH